One Spinacia oleracea cultivar Varoflay chromosome 4, BTI_SOV_V1, whole genome shotgun sequence DNA segment encodes these proteins:
- the LOC110779478 gene encoding uncharacterized protein: MKSIPNPYVRSVKPEVPLAVIGEAIPHEPLALPLPEYCPKCNAKKFAYESLHFCCGNGEVEVASNAYPPELVRLFTSQDEDAQHFRKYARLYNNLFAFSSLGGAIDAQTQKGIYVFKLHGQIYHHVPDLLPGNDNPKYLQLYFYDSQHEAENRLGCFPELREDVINILMNVTQRNPCARFFRSLKEMEIREDTHVVLNKNTVPDQRVYNAPTSDEVAGIWPEATSSSESSSPHIVVSGKSNESHRVMHFYGCYDPLQYPLLFPCGDCGWNQGLMKMSTGGRHQLRTQQDPVVSCAVQTAEELLSEEAIRATGAHTKADKHISAREYYAYKLQSRPQNLLLRAGRCFQQYIVDMYVKVENTRLDFFRRNQATIRADLYQGILDTVESGETNAANVGHRVVLPPTFIGGPRDLKKRYLNAMALVQRYGKPDLFVTMTCNPNWPEIKQELATGEEAQNRPDLVSRIFRAKLLALKKQIMEKHVFGKVAAMIYVVEFQKRGLPHAHFLIILKPEFKIKTPADYDKFVCAEIPSVDNPGLRKIILKHMMHGPCGHLNPQCPCMKHKSHKNKCKSGYPKQFCPETTNNKDGFPLYRRRDTGDAVSIRKANLDNRWVIPYNPYLSSLFDCHVNVEVCSTIQAVKYLYKYVYKGHDMISFNVVQPGEQRDVDEIDQFQSGRWVSPCEVAWRIFGFDLYEMHPAVLPLQVHLPNMHTVQIRPHERLDAVVAADRHSRTSLTEFFKANAATPDGTGCLYSRFTERYRWDSAAKQWFLRKNKTIVVGRLAFVSPSEGERYFLRLLLVHVPGPKSFEDLLTVAGYRCATFQEAALKHNLLVEDESVDLCLAEACAVQMPGALRSLFATVLIFCQPSNLSALWLKYYAAPSEDFSHQFPDSEAKIKQLTASSVEQSLEEMGKSLKTFGLDHLLEPTDDEIARTRDIIDALDAPIPDHCIRCRESLNPAQQEAFTCIIDHVKQKKPGAFFIDGPGGTGKTFFYNALYAEIRLMGLIVLPTATSGIAAANIPSGRTAHSRFKIPIDTEASLACDVPKQGSLAALIKETTLIIWDEASMARKENVESLDLLLRDLCDENQLFGGKLVVFGGDFRQVLPVLPHRTQREAVGVSLVSSVLWPKLTKFRLTENIRAREDPQFSAFLLALGNGELQTAENNYVQLPSEVLKPLEDGRDPITDLTSLTFPELDLRNFSSDIFTTRAILTPMNDDVDSINTELIKKFPGQPVMYKSFDMVLDDNCNVYPTEFINTLCPGGMSPHELVLKEGSPVILLRNILPSSGLCNGTRLICKGLSPNLIECVIITGHHKGKHVFIPRVKQRPSPSSKYPIFFQRKQFLVKLSFAMTINKSQGQTLSQVAIYLPRPCFSHGQLYVALSRARQARQVTVISPDTSQRLAGTHVENVISYEVLQMAGII; this comes from the exons ATGAAGTCAATCCCTAACCCTTATGTTCGCTCTGTAAAACCAGAGGTCCCTCTGGCAGTTATTGGTGAGGCCATTCCCCATGAACCATTGGCATTGCCTCTGCCTGAATATTGCCCTAAATGCAACGCAAAGAAGTTTGCGTATGAGTCCTTGCATTTCTGTTGCGGCAATGGGGAGGTTGAGGTAGCTTCCAATGCCTATCCTCCTGAACTTGTTCGGCTATTCACTTCACAGGATGAAGATGCCCAGCATTTTAGGAAATACGCACGACTATATAACAATTTGTTTGCATTTAGTTCACTTGGAGGGGCGATTGATGCCCAAACTCAGAAAGGGATCTATGTGTTTAAACTTCATGGCCAAATTTATCACCACGTCCCTGATTTGCTACCTGGTAATGACAACCCTAAATATTTGCAGCTTTATTTTTATGATTCCCAACATGAAGCTGAGAACCGATTAGGATGTTTCCCAGAATTACGCGAAGATGTTATCAACATCCTAATGAATGTTACCCAAAGAAATCCTTGCGCTAGATTTTTTCGGTCTTTGAAAGAGATGGAAATTAGGGAGGACACCCATGTAGTACTTAATAAGAACACAGTGCCTGACCAACGTGTGTATAACGCTCCTACATCTGATGAGGTTGCTGGCATATGGCCTGAAGCCACCTCATCGAGTGAATCTAGCAGCCCACATATTGTAGTTTCTGGGAAGTCTAATGAGTCTCATAGGGTTATGCATTTTTACGGTTGCTATGACCCTCTTCAATATCCACTATTGTTTCCGTGTGGGGACTGTGGTTGGAACCAGGGGCTCATGAAGATGTCCACTGGTGGAAGACATCAACTACGAACCCAACAAGACCCGGTCGTGTCTTGTGCTGTGCAAACTGCTGAGGAGCTCTTGTCCGAGGAAGCTATAC GTGCCACTGGAGCTCATACCAAGGCAGACAAACATATCTCAGCAAGAGAATACTATGCATATAAACTCCAAAGTCGGCCACAAAATCTTCTCCTCAGAGCTGGCCGTTGTTTTCAGCAATATATCGTGGATATGTACGTGAAAGTTGAAAACACTCGCCTTGATTTTTTCCGGAGGAACCAGGCTACTATACGGGCAGACCTCTACCAAGGTATCCTGGACACCGTAGAAAGTGGGGAAACAAATGCAGCGAATGTGGGGCATCGTGTTGTGCTACCCCCTACTTTCATTGGCGGGCCTCGGGATCTAAAAAAAAGGTACTTGAATGCAATGGCGCTGGTGCAGCGGTATGGGAAGCCAGATTTGTTTGTCACAATGACATGCAATCCTAATTGGCCTGAAATAAAACAAGAATTGGCCACTGGAGAAGAAGCGCAAAACCGGCCTGATCTGGTTTCGAGGATATTCAGGGCCAAGTTGCTAGCTCTTAAGAAGCAGATAATGGAGAAACACGTGTTTGGGAAGGTTGCTGCAATGATTTACGTCGTTGAGTTTCAAAAACGGGGCCTTCCTCATGCACATTTCTTGATCATTCTAAAACctgaattcaaaatcaaaactcCTGCTGATTACGACAAGTTTGTATGTGCTGAAATTCCCTCTGTGGACAACCCTGGACTCAGAAAAATCATCCTCAAGCATATGATGCACGGCCCTTGTGGTCACTTGAACCCTCAATGCCCTTGCATGAAACATAAGAGCCATAAAAACAAATGTAAAAGCGGGTATCCAAAACAGTTCTGCCCTGAAACGACAAACAATAAAGATGGGTTCCCTTTGTACAGGCGAAGGGACACCGGTGATGCAGTTTCTATCCGTAAGGCAAACCTTGATAATAGGTGGGTTATCCCGTATAATCCATACCTATCATCTCTGTTTGACTGTCATGTAAATGTTGAGGTTTGTTCAACCATCCAGGCAGTTAAGTACCTCTACAAATATGTGTACAAGGGCCATGATATGATCTCTTTCAATGTTGTGCAACCTGGTGAGCAGAGGGATGTTGACGAGATAGACCAGTTCCAATCTGGTAGGTGGGTTTCTCCTTGCGAGGTTGCGTGGAGGATCTTTGGGTTTGATTTGTATGAGATGCATCCGGCCGTCCTTCCACTCCAGGTCCACCTACCTAACATGCACACAGTTCAGATAAGGCCCCATGAACGGCTTGATGCTGTTGTTGCAGCTGACAGACATTCCCGGACTTCTTTGACTGAATTTTTTAAGGCAAACGCTGCAACCCCAGATGGCACAGGGTGCCTGTACAGCCGTTTTACAGAAAGGTATAGATGGGATAGTGCTGCAAAACAGTGGTTCTTGAGGAAAAACAAAACTATTGTTGTCGGTCGGTTAGCTTTTGTTAGTCCGTCTGAAGGAGAGCGTTACTTCCTGAGGTTATTGCTCGTTCACGTCCCTGGCCCTAAGTCATTCGAAGATCTATTAACAGTTGCTGGGTATAGATGCGCAACTTTTCAAGAAGCAGCCCTTAAACACAACTTGCTTGTTGAAGATGAATCAGTTGATCTTTGCTTAGCTGAAGCGTGTGCCGTACAGATGCCTGGTGCTCTGCGTAGTCTCTTTGCCACTGTCCTCATTTTCTGCCAACCGAGTAACCTCAGTGCGCTCTGGCTAAAGTACTATGCTGCACCGTCAGAGGATTTCAGCCATCAATTTCCAGATTCTGAGGCTAAGATCAAGCAACTCACAGCTAGTTCAGTTGAGCAATCCTTGGAAGAAATGGGGAAATCGCTCAAGACTTTTGGCCTGGACCACTTGCTTGAGCCTACTGATGATGAAATTGCAAGAACACGAGATATAATTGATGCCCTCGATGCACCAATTCCTGACCACTGCATCCGCTGTCGTGAAAGTCTCAACCCGGCACAACAAGAAGCATTCACCTGCATCATTGACCATGTTAAACAAAAGAAACCTGGTGCATTCTTTATAGATGGCCCAGGCGGAACAGGGAAAACCTTCTTTTACAATGCCCTGTACGCAGAGATACGTCTCATGGGCTTGATCGTGCTTCCAACTGCTACATCAGGCATAGCTGCAGCCAACATACCATCCGGAAGAACAGCACATTCTAGGTTTAAGATTCCTATAGATACTGAAGCTTCACTAGCCTGCGATGTGCCCAAACAAGGTAGCCTAGCTGCATTGATAAAGGAAACAACGCTCATCATATGGGATGAGGCTTCAATGGCCAGGAAAGAAAACGTTGAGTCTCTAGATTTACTACTTAGAGATTTGTGTGATGAAAACCAACTCTTCGGAGGTAAGCTTGTTGTTTTTGGGGGAGATTTCCGTCAAGTTCTTCCTGTCCTTCCCCACAGAACACAACGAGAAGCAGTTGGTGTGAGCTTGGTCAGTTCTGTACTGTGGCCTAAGTTAACAAAGTTCCGTCTCACAGAAAACATACGGGCCCGAGAAGATCCCCAGTTTTCAGCATTCTTGCTTGCTTTGGGAAATGGAGAACTACAGACTGCTGAAAATAACTACGTACAGTTACCAAGTGAAGTGCTAAAGCCTTTGGAGGATGGCAGGGACCCAATAACAGACCTGACCTCACTTACATTTCCCGAGTTAGACCTTCGCAACTTTAGCTCAGACATATTTACAACAAGAGCAATACTCACTCCAATGAATGATGATGTTGATTCCATAAACACGGAGCTGATAAAGAAATTCCCAGGGCAACCAGTTATGTATAAAAGCTTTGACATGGTGCTTGATGATAATTGCAATGTCTATCCGACAGAATTCATCAACACATTGTGTCCTGGTGGGATGAGCCCTCATGAGCTCGTCCTAAAGGAGGGCAGTCCAGTTATTTTGCTTCGGAATATTTTGCCATCGTCCGGCTTGTGCAATGGTACACGACTAATCTGCAAGGGGCTTTCCCCCAACCTCATTGAGTGTGTTATTATAACTGGCCACCACAAAGGGAAGCATGTCTTCATACCACGTGTAAAACAAAGGCCTTCACCCTCCTCTAAATATCCAATTTTCTTTCAAAGGAAACAGTTCCTTGTGAAACTCAGCTTCGCAATGACAATTAATAAATCTCAAGGCCAAACATTAAGTCAGGTGGCTATTTACCTGCCCCGCCCATGTTTTTCACATGGCCAGTTGTATGTGGCCTTGTCCCGTGCAAGGCAAGCACGCCAGGTGACTGTCATTTCACCTGATACTTCACAACGGCTAGCTGGAACACACGTTGAGaatgtcatatcttatgaggTCCTGCAGATGGCTGGAATTATCTAG
- the LOC110781803 gene encoding uncharacterized protein produces the protein MASGHGEAEAATFVQEAASTPPTVVAHPLPPRLGLNDKRLMVQYLQQQCILGDLDYGEITRAAKIFCVSRQTVSKYWNMAEVDVADCQVINLQPQYANCGRKPVALDVEKMLTVPIKDRTTQRLLGKALDVAGSTINRHIPKGNIKPHTSPLRPGISDGNVRQRLLYCLHMIVSSTIYTNPTFKSFYDYVHIHEKWFYLKKANLKVYFAPGEKHPYRTAQSKHHIPKGMFLAGVARPIFNTNGVCTFDGKLGIFPFTYTEPAKRSSKNGARGTPITYAIQGVNKDVFREKLMTKTLPAIREKWPADSAKTIIIQADNAKPHIGAGDPQFLQEANIDGFTFIWQPQSPQSPDLNILDLGFLRSIQYLYEKKMPKDLDEMITDVEEAFNELHPKVLSNVWYSYQYVMQEIIKVKGGGNYVLPHVK, from the coding sequence ATGGCATCAGGCCATGGTGAGGCAGAAGCAGCAACATTTGTTCAAGAGGCAGCATCGACCCCACCAACTGTTGTGGCTCATCCTTTGCCTCCGAGACTCGGCCTCAACGATAAGCGACTTATGGTTCAATATCTTCAACAACAATGTATACTCGGAGACCTTGATTATGGTGAAATAACAAGGGCGGCTAAGATTTTCTGTGTCTCAAGACAAACTGTATCAAAGTACTGGAACATGGCAGAAGTTGATGTAGCAGACTGTCAGGTAATTAATCTCCAACCTCAATATGCAAATTGTGGTAGGAAACCAGTTGCACTTGATGTTGAAAAAATGCTAACTGTACCTATTAAAGATAGGACAACACAAAGATTGTTAGGGAAAGCATTAGATGTAGCAGGCTCGACCATAAATAGGCACATTCCGAAAGGTAACATAAAACCACACACAAGCCCACTAAGGCCTGGAATTTCAGATGGGAATGTAAGGCAAAGGTTACTATACTGCCTACACATGATAGTGTCATCCACTATATACACAAACCCAACCTTTAAGTCTTTCTATGATTATGTTCACATACACGAGAAGTGGTTTTACTTGAAGAAAGCAAATCTGAAAGTGTATTTTGCACCTGGTGAAAAACACCCATACAGAACTGCACAATCAAAACATCACATTCCAAAAGGTATGTTTCTAGCTGGAGTTGCAAGACCAATATTTAACACGAATGGAGTCTGTACTTTTGATGGAAAACTTGGAATATTTCCGTTTACATATACGGAACCAGCAAAAAGGAGTTCTAAAAACGGAGCAAGAGGCACACCAATCACATATGCAATTCAAGGAGTGAATAAAGACGTGTTCAGGGAGAAATTAATGACAAAAACGTTGCCTGCTATAAGAGAGAAATGGCCTGCTGACTCAGCAAAAACTATAATCATTCAGGCAGACAATGCAAAGCCACATATTGGGGCTGGTGATCCACAATTTTTACAAGAGGCAAACATAGATGGATTCACTTTTATATGGCAACCACAATCACCCCAAAGTCCTGATCTTAACATCTTAGATTTGGGATTTTTAAGGTCTATCCAATATTTGTATGAAAAAAAGATGCCCAAAGACCTCGATGAAATGATTACCGACGTTGAAGAAGCTTTTAATGAACTACACCCAAAAGTACTCAGCAACGTTTGGTATTCATATCAATATGTAatgcaagaaatcataaaggtcAAAGGAGGAGGAAACTACGTGTTGCCCCATGTAAAGTAA